The following proteins come from a genomic window of Parambassis ranga chromosome 4, fParRan2.1, whole genome shotgun sequence:
- the gabrb3 gene encoding gamma-aminobutyric acid receptor subunit beta-3 isoform X3, with protein sequence MYFQQYWRDKRLAYAGIPLNLTLDNRVADQLWVPDTYFLNDKKSFVHGVTVKNRMIRLHPDGTVLYGLRITTTAACMMDLRRYPLDEQNCTLEIESYGYTTDDIEFYWKGGDAAVTGVTRIELPQFSIVDYKLVSRNVVFSTGAYPRLSLSFKLKRNIGYFILQTYMPSILITILSWVSFWINYDASAARVALGITTVLTMTTINTHLRETLPKIPYVKAIDMYLMGCFVFVFLALLEYAFVNYIFFGRGPQMQKKLAERAQKANNDRIKVERPKVDSQGNILLTTLEIHNEVGGNEITTTVSETHNSSSMVFDSTGVQYRKPSAPREIGRLSLDRNAHVKKTHLRRRSSQLKIKIPDLTDVNAIDRWSRIIFPFTFSFFNLVYWLYYVN encoded by the exons ATGTACTTCCAACAATATTGGAGAGATAAGAGGCTGGCCTACGCAGGGATCCCTCTCAACCTCACACTGGACAACAGAGTGGCTGACCAGCTCTGGGTTCCAGACACGTACTTCCTTAATGACAAGAAGTCCTTTGTGCATGGTGTCACTGTTAAGAACCGCATGATTCGGCTCCATCCAGATGGGACTGTTCTGTACGGCCTCAG AATCACAACGACAGCAGCCTGTATGATGGATCTGAGGCGATACCCTCTGGACGAGCAGAACTGCACTCTGGAAATTGAGAGTT ATGGCTACACTACAGATGATATTGAGTTCTACTGGAAAGGAGGAGATGCTGCGGTGACTGGGGTCACACGCATTGAGCTCCCGCAGTTCTCCATAGTGGACTACAAACTAGTTTCCAGGAATGTGGTCTTTTCCACAG GTGCCTACCCTCGACTGTCACTGAGCTTCAAGCTGAAGCGAAACATCGGGTACTTCATTCTGCAGACGTACATGCCCTCCATCCTCATCACTATCTTATCCTGGGTGTCATTCTGGATAAATTATGACGCCTCAGCTGCCAGAGTTGCATTAG GGATCACCACTGTGCTGACCATGACAACCATCAACACCCACTTGAGAGAGACACTTCCCAAGATCCCCTATGTCAAAGCTATAGACATGTATCTAATGGGCTGCTTTGTCTTCGTCTTCCTGGCTCTGCTGGAATATGCCTTTGTCAACTATATCTTCTTTGGACGAGGTCCTCAGATGCAGAAGAAACTGGCTGAGAGGGCACAGAAGGCAAATAATGACCGCATTAAGGTTGAAAGGCCCAAG GTTGACTCCCAGGGGAACATTTTGCTGACAACCTTGGAGATCCACAATGAGGTGGGAGGAAATGAGATCACAACCACTGTGAGTGAGACACACAATTCCTCGTCCATGGTGTTCGACAGCACAGGGGTCCAGTACAGGAAGCCGAGTGCACCGCGTGAAATCGGCCGCCTTAGCCTGGACAGGAATGCACATGTTAAGAAAACCCACCTGCGTAGACGATCCTCGCAGCTCAAAATTAAAATCCCAGACCTCACCGACGTGAACGCCATTGACAGATGGTCACGGATTATATTCCCCTTCACCTTCTCCTTTTTCAACCTTGTTTACTGGCTTTACTACGTCAATTAA
- the gabrb3 gene encoding gamma-aminobutyric acid receptor subunit beta-3 isoform X2 encodes MYFQQYWRDKRLAYAGIPLNLTLDNRVADQLWVPDTYFLNDKKSFVHGVTVKNRMIRLHPDGTVLYGLRITTTAACMMDLRRYPLDEQNCTLEIESYGYTTDDIEFYWKGGDAAVTGVTRIELPQFSIVDYKLVSRNVVFSTGAYPRLSLSFKLKRNIGYFILQTYMPSILITILSWVSFWINYDASAARVALGITTVLTMTTINTHLRETLPKIPYVKAIDMYLMGCFVFVFLALLEYAFVNYIFFGRGPQMQKKLAERAQKANNDRIKSFLEGGNCKSASLKQSNQVQGHRHSQQVSVDSQGNILLTTLEIHNEVGGNEITTTVSETHNSSSMVFDSTGVQYRKPSAPREIGRLSLDRNAHVKKTHLRRRSSQLKIKIPDLTDVNAIDRWSRIIFPFTFSFFNLVYWLYYVN; translated from the exons ATGTACTTCCAACAATATTGGAGAGATAAGAGGCTGGCCTACGCAGGGATCCCTCTCAACCTCACACTGGACAACAGAGTGGCTGACCAGCTCTGGGTTCCAGACACGTACTTCCTTAATGACAAGAAGTCCTTTGTGCATGGTGTCACTGTTAAGAACCGCATGATTCGGCTCCATCCAGATGGGACTGTTCTGTACGGCCTCAG AATCACAACGACAGCAGCCTGTATGATGGATCTGAGGCGATACCCTCTGGACGAGCAGAACTGCACTCTGGAAATTGAGAGTT ATGGCTACACTACAGATGATATTGAGTTCTACTGGAAAGGAGGAGATGCTGCGGTGACTGGGGTCACACGCATTGAGCTCCCGCAGTTCTCCATAGTGGACTACAAACTAGTTTCCAGGAATGTGGTCTTTTCCACAG GTGCCTACCCTCGACTGTCACTGAGCTTCAAGCTGAAGCGAAACATCGGGTACTTCATTCTGCAGACGTACATGCCCTCCATCCTCATCACTATCTTATCCTGGGTGTCATTCTGGATAAATTATGACGCCTCAGCTGCCAGAGTTGCATTAG GGATCACCACTGTGCTGACCATGACAACCATCAACACCCACTTGAGAGAGACACTTCCCAAGATCCCCTATGTCAAAGCTATAGACATGTATCTAATGGGCTGCTTTGTCTTCGTCTTCCTGGCTCTGCTGGAATATGCCTTTGTCAACTATATCTTCTTTGGACGAGGTCCTCAGATGCAGAAGAAACTGGCTGAGAGGGCACAGAAGGCAAATAATGACCGCATTAAG TCCTTTCTGGAAGGAGGCAATTGCAAGTCTGCATCTCTAAAACAGTCCAATCAGGTACAAGGGCATCGTCACTCACAACAGGTGAGT GTTGACTCCCAGGGGAACATTTTGCTGACAACCTTGGAGATCCACAATGAGGTGGGAGGAAATGAGATCACAACCACTGTGAGTGAGACACACAATTCCTCGTCCATGGTGTTCGACAGCACAGGGGTCCAGTACAGGAAGCCGAGTGCACCGCGTGAAATCGGCCGCCTTAGCCTGGACAGGAATGCACATGTTAAGAAAACCCACCTGCGTAGACGATCCTCGCAGCTCAAAATTAAAATCCCAGACCTCACCGACGTGAACGCCATTGACAGATGGTCACGGATTATATTCCCCTTCACCTTCTCCTTTTTCAACCTTGTTTACTGGCTTTACTACGTCAATTAA